A genomic region of Zalophus californianus isolate mZalCal1 chromosome 11, mZalCal1.pri.v2, whole genome shotgun sequence contains the following coding sequences:
- the LOC113915013 gene encoding LOW QUALITY PROTEIN: olfactory receptor 51B2-like (The sequence of the model RefSeq protein was modified relative to this genomic sequence to represent the inferred CDS: inserted 2 bases in 1 codon): MWSNISTAPFLLTGFPGLELFHPWISVSFFVIYVSILLSNGTLLFLIRVDHTLHEPMYYFLATLAATDLGVTLTTMPTVLGVLWLDHRAISHGACYFQVYLMXVESGVLLVMAYDRFIAICNPLRYTSIFTNAKVVKIGLGVLMRDFILIAPIITTLSGFPYCKSHVLSHAFCLHQDVIKLACADITFNRLSPIVLVSLTCFLDSVLILISYILILNSVMRIASVKEQAKALNTCVSHISCVLVFYVTVTGLTLIHRFGQYVPHVVHIIMSYIYFFFPSFMNPIIYGIKIKQIRNGISRLLSFHRI, translated from the exons ATGTGGTCCAACATCAGTACTGCTCCTTTTCTACTGACTGGCTTCCCAGGTCTGGAGCTATTTCATCCTTGGATTTCCGTCTCCTTCTTTGTCATTTATGTCTCCATACTCCTCAGCAATGGTACCCTCCTCTTCCTTATCAGAGTAGACCACACTCTCCATGAGCCAATGTACTACTTTTTGGCTACATTGGCAGCCACGGACCTTGGAGTGACTTTGACAACAATGCCCACTGTGCTGGGTGTTCTGTGGCTTGATCACAGGGCAATCAGCCATGGAGCCTGCTACTTTCAGGTCTATCTAAT TGTGGAGTCTGGAGTCTTGCTCGTTATGGCCTATGATCGTTTTATTGCCATCTGCAATCCCCTGAGATACACCTCCATTTTCACCAATGCTAAGGTGGTGAAGATAGGTCTGGGGGTCCTAATGAGGGACTTTATACTTATTGCTCCCATAATCACCACCCTCTCTGGATTCCCCTACTGCAAATCCCATGTCCTGTCCCATGCCTTCTGCTTGCACCAGGATGTGATCAAACTGGCCTGTGCCGACATCACCTTCAATAGACTCTCTCCTATAGTGTTGGTCTCATTAACTTGTTTCTTGGACTCTGTGCTTATCCTTATCTCTTATATTCTAATCCTTAATAGTGTCATGAGAATTGCCTCAGTTAAGGAACAGGCTAAGGCTCTAAACACTTGTGTCTCCCATATTAGCTGTGTTCTGGTTTTTTATGTCACCGTGACTGGGCTGACCCTCATTCATCGATTTGGGCAATATGTGCCACATGTAGTTCATATTATCATGAGCTATATCTACTTCTTCTTCCCCTCATTTATGAATCCAATAATCTATGGTATTAAGATCAAGCAGATAAGGAATGGTATCAGTCGCCTTCTCTCTTTCCATAGAATTTGA
- the LOC113915016 gene encoding LOW QUALITY PROTEIN: olfactory receptor 51B2-like (The sequence of the model RefSeq protein was modified relative to this genomic sequence to represent the inferred CDS: inserted 1 base in 1 codon; substituted 1 base at 1 genomic stop codon), whose amino-acid sequence MXPNTSTAPFLLTGFPGLEVAHHCISIPFFAVYVSVLLGNGTLLYLIKDDHSLHEPMYYFLAMLAGTDLXVTLTTMPTVMGVVWMSDREMSHGAGFLQAYITHSLSIMESGALLVMAYDRFIAICTPLRYNSILTNSWVMKPGLGVLMRGFLSLVPPIVPLYWFPYCRSHVLSHAFCLHQDVMKLVCADITFNHVYPVILVALTFFLDALIILFSYILILKTVMGIASGEERAKALYTRVSHISCVLVFYITVIGLTFIHRFGKHEPHVVHITMSYVYFLFPPLMNPIIYSIKTEQIQRSFICLFSVHSRA is encoded by the exons ATGTGACCCAATACTAGCACTGCCCCCTTTTTGCTGACTGGCTTCCCAGGTCTGGAGGTTGCACATCACTGTATCTCCATCCCCTTCTTTGCAGTCTACGTCTCTGTGCTTCTTGGCAATGGCACGCTCCTCTACCTCATCAAGGATGACCACAGCCTCCATGAACCCATGTACTATTTCCTTGCCATGCTGGCAGGCACAGATC ATGTGACATTGACAACAATGCCTACTGTAATGGGGGTCGTATGGATGAGTGACCGGGAGATGAGCCACGGAGCCGGCTTCCTGCAGGCTTATATTACTCACTCCCTTTCTATTATGGAATCAGGTGCCTTGCTTGTCATGGCCTATGACCGATTCATCGCCATCTGCACCCCTCTGAGGTATAACTCCATTCTTACCAATTCCTGGGTAATGAAACCAGGATTGGGGGTACTAATGAGGGGCTTTTTATCCCTTGTGCCTCCAATCGTGCCACTCTACTGGTTCCCATACTGTCGTTCCCATGTTCTTTCCCATGCCTTTTGCCTCCACCAAGATGTCATGAAACTCGTCTGTGCTGATATTACATTTAATCATGTGTACCCAGTGATTCTTGTTGCTTTGACTTTCTTCCTAGATGCTTTGATTATCCTCTTCTCTTATATTTTAATCCTGAAGACAGTTATGGGCATCGCCTCTGGAGAGGAGCGAGCTAAGGCCCTTTACACCCGTGTCTCCCATATTAGCTGTGTTCTGGTGTTTTATATTACTGTGATTGGCCTGACTTTCATCCACAGGTTTGGGAAGCATGAACCACATGTGGTCCACATTACCATGAGCTATGTCTACTTTCTGTTTCCTCCATTAATGAACCCCATTATATATAGTATCAAGACCGAGCAAATTCAGAGAAGCTTCATTTGCCTATTTTCTGTGCACAGTAGGGCTTGA